A window from Aquabacterium sp. NJ1 encodes these proteins:
- a CDS encoding phosphatase PAP2/dual specificity phosphatase family protein: MSLVRVAPMWRPGLLALLVLAPLFFVSYGAANHWAAAQPAVPSVVFGWEAHIPLLPWTILPYWSIDLFYGLSLLLATNALELRRQVLRLLTAQLVCVSCFYLWPLRFSTPRPALSGWEGALFNALAGFDLPYNQAPSLHIVLLLILWDYYRARWAGFRAVLVHVWSALIAVSVLTTYQHHFVDVPTGVLAGALCMWLWPLQGGLPWHAWRQMAARHGLAGTYALVAAACALLAVWLGQQWSPAAWWLWWPAVAMALVALAYAGLGNGVFQKGRQGAPSVAAALLLWPHRVAAWFNARCWTARLPASVAVCEGLWLGRLPLPWEADHARFAHVLDVTAELRARHPGVVSVPMLDLIPPSPDKLREAAAQLDALYSGRRGPVLVSCALGFSRSAAVVLTWLCASGRARSVQDALTLLQLCRPQIVVPGALLRAVEEAACGIQVVPAEALA; the protein is encoded by the coding sequence TGGCCCCGCTCTTTTTTGTGAGTTATGGCGCGGCCAATCATTGGGCCGCCGCTCAGCCTGCTGTGCCCAGCGTGGTGTTTGGCTGGGAGGCGCACATCCCCTTGCTGCCCTGGACGATCCTGCCGTACTGGTCGATCGACCTGTTCTATGGCCTGTCGCTCCTGTTGGCTACGAACGCCCTGGAACTGCGCCGCCAGGTGCTGCGGCTGTTGACGGCGCAACTGGTGTGCGTGAGCTGCTTCTACCTCTGGCCCTTGCGCTTTTCGACCCCGCGCCCCGCGCTGAGCGGCTGGGAGGGCGCCTTGTTCAATGCCCTGGCGGGCTTTGACCTGCCCTATAACCAGGCGCCATCGCTGCACATCGTGCTGCTGCTGATCCTGTGGGATTACTACCGGGCGCGGTGGGCTGGTTTTCGGGCGGTACTGGTGCACGTGTGGAGCGCCTTGATCGCGGTGTCGGTGCTGACCACCTACCAGCACCATTTCGTGGATGTGCCCACCGGCGTTCTGGCCGGGGCGCTGTGCATGTGGCTGTGGCCCTTGCAGGGCGGGCTGCCCTGGCATGCGTGGCGCCAGATGGCAGCTCGCCATGGCCTGGCCGGTACGTATGCCCTGGTGGCGGCCGCGTGTGCCCTTCTGGCTGTGTGGCTGGGACAGCAGTGGAGCCCGGCGGCCTGGTGGCTGTGGTGGCCCGCGGTTGCGATGGCGCTGGTGGCGCTGGCGTATGCGGGCCTGGGCAATGGGGTGTTCCAGAAGGGCAGGCAGGGAGCGCCGTCCGTGGCGGCAGCTTTGCTGCTCTGGCCTCATCGTGTGGCGGCCTGGTTCAACGCCCGTTGCTGGACGGCGCGCTTGCCTGCCAGTGTGGCCGTGTGCGAGGGCCTCTGGCTGGGTCGTCTGCCCTTGCCCTGGGAGGCCGATCACGCTCGCTTTGCCCATGTGCTGGACGTCACCGCAGAACTCCGCGCCAGGCATCCTGGTGTGGTGTCGGTGCCGATGCTGGACCTCATCCCACCGTCGCCTGACAAGCTGCGCGAGGCGGCAGCTCAGCTGGATGCCTTGTACAGCGGCCGCCGTGGCCCGGTCCTGGTGTCGTGTGCATTGGGCTTTTCGCGTAGCGCGGCCGTCGTGCTCACCTGGCTGTGCGCCAGCGGGCGGGCTCGGTCGGTCCAGGATGCCCTGACCTTGCTGCAGCTATGCCGCCCTCAGATCGTCGTGCCCGGCGCGCTGTTGCGCGCGGTTGAAGAAGCCGCTTGTGGCATCCAGGTTGTACCGGCGGAGGCCTTGGCATGA
- a CDS encoding 1-acyl-sn-glycerol-3-phosphate acyltransferase: MAALKEWSLRFLAWLVSELLLFSSRAWTGVRPLWVGSVPRLKQRVYFANHGSHGDFVMIWACLPPHVRRTTRPVAGQDYWLASWARRFAASRVFRALLIDRHPKPDAPSPVSLMGEALHNGESLILFPEGTRNTSDASLLPFKSGLYHLSRQSPEVEFVPVWIDNIRRVMPKGELIPVPMVCTVSFGAPLLLDAQESKDAFLQRAQSAVLALRPEESLPC, translated from the coding sequence GTGGCTGCCTTGAAGGAATGGTCTTTGCGCTTCCTGGCCTGGTTGGTCAGTGAATTGCTCTTGTTCAGTTCCAGGGCCTGGACGGGTGTGCGCCCCTTGTGGGTCGGGTCTGTGCCGCGGCTCAAGCAGCGGGTGTATTTCGCCAACCATGGCAGCCACGGTGATTTCGTGATGATCTGGGCCTGCCTGCCACCCCATGTCCGTCGTACCACGCGACCCGTGGCCGGGCAGGATTACTGGCTGGCGTCCTGGGCGCGCCGCTTTGCGGCATCTCGTGTGTTTCGCGCCTTGCTCATTGACCGGCATCCGAAGCCGGATGCGCCATCGCCTGTCTCGCTCATGGGCGAAGCCCTGCATAACGGCGAGTCGCTCATCCTCTTTCCGGAGGGCACGCGCAACACGTCGGATGCCAGCTTGTTGCCTTTCAAGAGTGGCCTGTACCACCTCAGCCGACAAAGCCCTGAAGTCGAATTTGTGCCCGTCTGGATCGACAACATCCGGCGGGTCATGCCCAAGGGCGAACTCATTCCCGTGCCCATGGTCTGCACGGTGAGTTTCGGTGCCCCCCTGTTGCTGGATGCGCAAGAAAGCAAGGACGCCTTCTTGCAGCGCGCGCAGTCGGCCGTGCTGGCCTTGCGCCCTGAGGAAAGCTTGCCATGTTGA
- a CDS encoding phosphatidate cytidylyltransferase — protein MLSMNHLLFDEATRWLFAGTLGVLVLASVIGGLLKWRVAKGLPHGVIDNLNSRIKAWWVMVTLIGLSFIFGKTGVIILFAFMSFAALREYITLAYTRSGDHMSLVLMFYVALPMQYFLIWIEWYGLFSIFIPVHVFLVLPIVSSLRGDTTRFLERTAKMQWGLMICVFCVSHVPALLTLQIPGYQGRELLLIAYLIAVVQGSDVLQYVWGKLMGKRKVAPELSPSKTVEGLVGGVVSATLLGAAMYGITPFTPWQSALIALAICLMGFLGGLVMSAIKRDRGVKDWGAMIEGHGGMLDRLDSVVFAAPMFFHVVRFWWVP, from the coding sequence ATGTTGAGCATGAACCACCTTTTGTTTGACGAAGCCACCCGCTGGCTGTTTGCGGGCACGCTGGGCGTGCTGGTGCTGGCCTCCGTGATCGGCGGATTGCTGAAGTGGCGCGTGGCCAAGGGCTTGCCCCACGGCGTCATCGACAACCTCAACAGCCGCATCAAGGCCTGGTGGGTGATGGTGACGCTCATCGGCCTGTCCTTCATCTTCGGCAAGACGGGCGTGATCATCCTGTTCGCGTTCATGTCGTTCGCGGCCTTGCGCGAATACATCACGTTGGCCTACACGCGCTCGGGTGACCACATGTCGCTGGTGCTGATGTTCTATGTGGCCCTGCCCATGCAGTACTTCCTGATCTGGATCGAGTGGTACGGCTTGTTCTCCATCTTCATCCCGGTGCATGTGTTCCTGGTCCTGCCGATCGTCTCGAGCCTGCGGGGCGATACCACGCGTTTCCTGGAACGCACCGCCAAGATGCAGTGGGGGCTGATGATTTGCGTCTTCTGCGTGTCGCATGTGCCCGCCCTGCTGACGCTGCAGATTCCGGGTTACCAGGGGCGCGAACTGCTGCTGATCGCCTACCTCATCGCGGTGGTGCAGGGCAGCGATGTGCTGCAGTACGTGTGGGGCAAGCTCATGGGCAAGCGCAAGGTGGCGCCTGAGTTGTCGCCGTCCAAGACCGTGGAGGGGCTGGTGGGCGGGGTGGTGTCGGCGACCCTGCTGGGCGCGGCCATGTACGGCATCACACCCTTCACGCCCTGGCAGTCGGCACTGATTGCGCTGGCCATCTGCCTGATGGGTTTTCTTGGCGGGCTGGTGATGTCCGCCATCAAGCGTGATCGGGGCGTCAAGGATTGGGGCGCCATGATCGAAGGCCACGGCGGGATGTTGGACCGCCTCGATTCCGTGGTGTTCGCCGCCCCGATGTTTTTCCATGTGGTCCGTTTCTGGTGGGTTCCCTGA
- a CDS encoding ABC transporter permease encodes MAALRIVPFSYIARNLWVRRVTTLLTAGGMGLVVYVFATVLMMSEGIRATLVATGQPDNVMVLRKGAGAEINSGITRDQAGVIESLPQIAMDGNGNRLVSTEPVVLNTLPKRANGKPSNVTVRGTSAIGMALRPQVQLFAGRMFRPGTSEIITGKAVARGFAGAGLGETMRFAGRDWLVVGVFDAGRSGFDSEVWGDSEQMMQAFRRRAYSSVVFKLTDPAAFDQVRQSLDEDPRLTLEAKREAIFYAEQSEALATFIRLLGLALSIIFSIGAVVGAMITMFAAVASRIGEIGTLRALGFRRTAVLSAFLSESLLLSLVGGIMGLAAAALMQTVNISTVNFQTFSELAFQFTLTPRIAAQSIGFALAMGLVGGFVPAWRAARMKIIDCLRQA; translated from the coding sequence ATGGCGGCCCTGCGCATCGTTCCGTTCAGCTACATCGCCCGCAACCTGTGGGTGCGGCGCGTGACCACCTTGCTGACCGCTGGTGGCATGGGGCTGGTCGTGTACGTGTTTGCCACGGTGCTGATGATGAGCGAGGGCATCCGCGCCACGCTGGTGGCCACGGGCCAGCCCGACAACGTGATGGTGCTGCGCAAGGGGGCCGGGGCCGAGATCAACTCGGGCATCACGCGGGACCAGGCCGGTGTGATCGAAAGCCTGCCGCAGATCGCCATGGACGGCAACGGCAACCGCCTGGTCAGTACCGAGCCGGTGGTGCTCAATACCTTGCCCAAACGGGCCAATGGCAAGCCCAGCAATGTGACGGTGCGCGGCACCTCGGCCATTGGCATGGCCTTGCGCCCGCAGGTGCAGTTGTTTGCCGGGCGCATGTTCCGGCCGGGCACCAGCGAGATCATCACGGGCAAGGCCGTGGCTCGGGGCTTTGCGGGTGCAGGCCTGGGCGAGACCATGCGCTTTGCCGGGCGCGACTGGCTGGTGGTGGGCGTGTTCGACGCGGGGCGCAGCGGCTTTGATTCCGAAGTCTGGGGCGACAGCGAGCAGATGATGCAGGCCTTCCGCCGCCGGGCCTATTCCAGCGTGGTGTTCAAGCTGACGGACCCGGCTGCGTTCGATCAGGTCCGCCAGAGCCTGGACGAAGACCCGCGCCTGACGCTGGAGGCCAAGCGCGAGGCCATCTTCTACGCCGAACAATCCGAGGCCTTGGCTACCTTCATCCGCCTGCTGGGGCTGGCGCTGTCCATCATCTTCTCGATCGGGGCGGTGGTGGGCGCCATGATCACCATGTTCGCGGCCGTGGCTTCACGCATCGGCGAGATCGGCACCTTGCGGGCACTGGGCTTTCGGCGCACGGCGGTGTTGTCGGCTTTTCTGAGCGAGTCGCTGTTGCTGTCCCTGGTGGGCGGCATCATGGGCCTGGCTGCCGCCGCCTTGATGCAGACGGTCAACATCTCGACGGTCAACTTCCAGACCTTTTCCGAGCTGGCATTCCAGTTCACACTCACACCGCGCATTGCCGCGCAGTCCATCGGTTTTGCGCTGGCCATGGGCCTGGTCGGTGGCTTTGTGCCGGCCTGGCGTGCGGCGCGCATGAAGATCATCGATTGCCTGCGTCAGGCTTGA
- a CDS encoding fumarylacetoacetate hydrolase family protein yields the protein MHLCSYEFEGQTQVGLVHGSGIVNLSRALAGELSAHQPMIDLITRWADLKDRVAALANAPADLTVDEVHLLAPVPRPGKVLAIGLNYVEHVNEAIIGESRTVPEHPIWFTKLGNAINGPFDPIVLPRISAMTDYEAEMVAIIGQRCRHVPREQARDVVFGYCVGNDVSVRDIQKRTSQWMLGKSFDTHAPFGPWITTADEVGDPHGLEMQCLVNGEVRQHSNTRLMIHNVWDQIAQLSQVMTLEPGDVIFTGTCSGVGAASNPPRFLKAGDTVRVEIASLGAIVARCVDEVAEEVAGEGAQA from the coding sequence ATGCACTTGTGCAGCTATGAGTTCGAAGGCCAGACCCAGGTGGGCCTGGTGCACGGTTCGGGCATCGTCAACCTCAGCCGCGCGCTGGCCGGCGAGTTGTCGGCGCACCAGCCCATGATCGATCTGATCACCCGCTGGGCTGATCTGAAAGACCGCGTGGCCGCATTGGCCAACGCCCCGGCCGATCTCACCGTGGACGAGGTGCACCTGCTGGCGCCCGTGCCGCGCCCGGGCAAGGTGCTGGCCATCGGGCTGAACTATGTCGAGCATGTCAACGAGGCGATCATCGGTGAGAGCCGCACGGTGCCCGAGCACCCCATCTGGTTCACCAAGCTGGGCAATGCCATCAACGGGCCCTTCGACCCCATCGTGCTGCCGCGCATCTCGGCCATGACGGACTACGAGGCCGAGATGGTGGCCATCATCGGCCAGCGCTGCCGGCATGTGCCGCGTGAACAGGCGCGTGACGTGGTGTTTGGTTACTGCGTGGGCAACGACGTGTCCGTGCGCGACATCCAGAAGCGCACCTCGCAGTGGATGCTGGGCAAATCGTTCGACACGCATGCGCCTTTCGGCCCCTGGATCACCACGGCCGACGAGGTGGGTGACCCGCATGGGCTGGAGATGCAGTGTCTGGTCAATGGCGAGGTGCGCCAGCACAGCAACACGCGGCTGATGATCCACAACGTGTGGGACCAGATCGCCCAGCTCAGCCAGGTGATGACGCTGGAGCCGGGCGACGTGATCTTCACCGGCACCTGCAGTGGCGTGGGCGCGGCTTCCAATCCGCCCAGGTTCCTCAAGGCGGGCGACACGGTGCGCGTCGAGATCGCCTCGCTGGGCGCCATCGTGGCGCGGTGTGTGGATGAGGTGGCCGAAGAGGTTGCAGGCGAGGGCGCCCAGGCCTGA
- a CDS encoding TetR/AcrR family transcriptional regulator, with protein sequence MDQVNATPNTPKAGLHAAATEHRQRLLDGLAQALETQAFADITIADIVARARVSKRTFYEQFASKEACLLGLGERLCDQTLALIAANYRFDEDWVTQLRKVTHAYLSSLESQAAVMRAAFIEMMTIGPEGLALRRRMGERFGQFLIMQVEAFRAVEPSKRPLTPALATAVVGGINELILQAIERGETHQLSSLTPTVTEFVQAVIQSLEAPLEAGNGAG encoded by the coding sequence ATGGACCAGGTCAACGCCACTCCCAACACGCCCAAAGCCGGCCTCCATGCCGCGGCCACCGAGCACCGCCAGCGCCTGCTGGATGGCCTGGCGCAAGCCTTGGAAACCCAGGCCTTTGCCGACATCACGATCGCCGACATCGTGGCGCGTGCGCGCGTGTCCAAACGCACCTTCTACGAGCAGTTCGCCAGCAAGGAAGCCTGCCTGTTGGGCCTGGGCGAGCGCCTGTGCGACCAGACCCTGGCCTTGATCGCCGCCAACTACCGCTTCGACGAAGATTGGGTGACCCAGTTGCGCAAGGTCACGCATGCCTACCTGAGCAGCCTGGAAAGCCAGGCCGCCGTGATGCGGGCCGCCTTCATCGAGATGATGACCATCGGTCCCGAGGGCCTGGCCCTGCGGCGCCGCATGGGTGAGCGCTTCGGCCAGTTCCTGATCATGCAGGTCGAAGCGTTTCGGGCCGTCGAGCCCAGCAAACGCCCGCTGACGCCCGCGCTGGCCACCGCCGTGGTCGGTGGCATCAACGAGCTGATCCTGCAGGCCATCGAGCGCGGCGAAACGCATCAACTCAGCAGCCTCACGCCCACCGTCACCGAGTTCGTGCAGGCGGTGATCCAGTCCCTGGAAGCACCACTGGAAGCGGGCAACGGCGCCGGCTGA